The following coding sequences are from one Candidatus Cetobacterium colombiensis window:
- a CDS encoding BglG family transcription antiterminator — MFLNKKSLHILSLFFSLNKFSYSDLEKILHIKKRSIDNNINTINDFLAAYKIQGIQKIKDFFFLKPCSINKIKEILEFAPLSVAERKDYLLLQLFFENTLNLNINTDIIQTTRRTLNYDLQDIKTYLESEGVQIESISGKGIFLKGNEAKIRELFSIYLSKYLINKHITHKHFTDLIYKYINIEFIEYNKNFVLRLLNSISVTLVPEDFYKIVAILLVNSTREKIVPSQDEDFIAKKVNQHISYTKTLNFLKARGLGHLNSYELDFIIETLFYLDIKAYETLDENANFFVEKIKEKLQIDLSNNLETKMRVANVLRVGYFKTQYNFYENNEIYSFNQAQKERFLILKEIIDEIFPKFYSEDILHLAIILKKHQRNNILDRDKYKRVVIVDDTFDHMYGKLLSRYLKNFSYIEVVEVIESYEINSLLEDVFQVDYIITIDDLQNFNLNIPLIKINRACFLDDSFELSQLNLIVK, encoded by the coding sequence ATGTTTTTGAATAAGAAGTCACTACACATATTGAGCTTATTTTTTTCTTTAAATAAATTCAGTTATTCTGATTTAGAAAAAATATTGCATATTAAAAAACGTTCTATAGATAACAACATCAATACAATAAACGATTTTTTAGCAGCATATAAAATCCAAGGTATACAAAAAATAAAGGATTTTTTCTTTTTAAAACCTTGTTCTATAAATAAGATTAAAGAGATTTTAGAATTTGCACCTCTTTCTGTTGCAGAGAGAAAAGATTATCTTTTGCTTCAACTTTTCTTTGAAAATACCCTTAATTTAAATATAAATACAGATATTATTCAAACAACTAGAAGAACTTTAAACTACGATTTACAAGATATTAAAACTTACTTAGAGTCTGAAGGAGTTCAAATAGAAAGTATCTCTGGTAAAGGTATTTTTTTAAAAGGAAACGAAGCTAAAATTAGAGAGCTCTTTTCTATTTACTTGAGTAAATACTTAATAAACAAACATATAACTCATAAACACTTTACTGATTTAATATATAAATATATAAATATAGAATTTATTGAGTATAATAAAAATTTTGTTTTAAGACTTTTAAATAGTATCTCTGTTACCCTTGTTCCAGAGGATTTTTATAAAATTGTGGCTATACTTTTAGTCAATTCAACTAGAGAAAAAATAGTACCCTCACAAGATGAAGATTTTATAGCTAAAAAAGTTAATCAACATATAAGTTACACTAAAACCTTAAACTTTTTAAAAGCTAGAGGTCTTGGACATTTAAACTCTTATGAATTAGATTTTATTATTGAAACTCTTTTCTATTTAGATATAAAAGCTTATGAAACTCTTGATGAAAATGCAAATTTCTTCGTAGAAAAAATCAAAGAAAAGCTTCAAATAGACCTTTCTAATAACTTAGAAACAAAAATGAGAGTTGCCAATGTCTTAAGAGTTGGATATTTTAAAACTCAATATAACTTCTATGAAAATAATGAAATTTATTCTTTTAATCAAGCTCAAAAAGAGAGATTTCTAATTTTAAAAGAAATTATAGATGAAATATTCCCTAAATTTTATTCAGAGGATATTTTACACTTGGCTATTATTTTAAAAAAACATCAAAGAAATAATATTTTAGATCGTGACAAATATAAAAGAGTGGTAATCGTAGATGACACTTTTGATCATATGTATGGTAAATTATTATCTCGGTACCTTAAAAACTTCTCATATATTGAAGTGGTTGAAGTTATTGAAAGCTATGAAATAAACTCATTACTTGAAGATGTTTTCCAAGTGGACTATATTATCACCATTGATGATTTACAAAACTTTAATTTAAATATACCTTTAATTAAAATAAATAGAGCTTGCTTCTTAGATGACAGCTTTGAACTTTCTCAACTTAATCTAATTGTTAAGTAG
- a CDS encoding sigma-70 family RNA polymerase sigma factor has protein sequence MDEKDVILAKYGDAEAIEKVFLRYKTNILRNSKSLFIKGGDIDDLLQEGYIGLMKAIKSYDQSREVCFSTFANLCIKRQIITAVKSSNSNKNQKLNTSIIGDKEVNLDDLAQYSKPSLTFYSPEDILLGKELVGELGEFLNKTLTPLEKKVFLYTCKQYRYNEIAEILNEPSKKIDNAIQRVRKKVLGYLAEYTKG, from the coding sequence ATGGATGAAAAAGATGTAATTTTAGCAAAATATGGTGATGCGGAAGCCATAGAAAAAGTGTTCTTAAGATATAAGACTAATATTTTAAGAAATAGTAAAAGTCTCTTTATAAAAGGTGGAGACATTGATGATTTATTACAAGAGGGGTATATAGGTCTGATGAAAGCGATAAAATCCTATGACCAAAGTAGAGAGGTATGTTTCAGTACTTTTGCCAATTTATGTATTAAAAGACAAATTATTACAGCTGTTAAATCTTCTAACTCAAACAAAAATCAGAAATTGAATACATCGATAATAGGGGATAAAGAGGTAAATTTAGATGATTTAGCACAGTATAGTAAACCATCTTTAACATTCTATTCACCAGAGGATATTCTTTTGGGAAAAGAATTAGTTGGAGAACTTGGAGAGTTTTTAAATAAAACTTTAACTCCTTTAGAAAAAAAGGTTTTCTTATATACATGTAAACAGTACAGATACAACGAAATTGCAGAGATTTTAAACGAGCCGTCTAAAAAAATAGACAATGCAATTCAAAGAGTAAGAAAGAAAGTTTTAGGATACCTAGCAGAATACACAAAAGGTTAA
- a CDS encoding aminotransferase class I/II-fold pyridoxal phosphate-dependent enzyme translates to MNGEKFLAKRFQNKEETTFKSIDEADKAKIINLGIGDLDVHTDEIIINSAFKDALNGHTHYTDPLGDLELRQEIINYHKSEFTNYNVNLDEVIVLSGACHGMYLALQATLNPGDEVIVIAPFFPVYLDQIKEANGTPVIVHTTIENNYQILKEDLEKAISSKTKGIIINTPSNPTGVCYSLKSLEIVADLAKKYDLLIYADDIYDFYDYSDSFIPIYTLEGMKERTISVCSFSKNFAMTGWRVGYNIGPSSVIETIRKINEVIVYSASSISQRAALAALKNRDHIKNSVVPLYKERVEYSLERINNIPGLKAFPPQGGIYLFIDISETNLNSIEYSNYLFDELKVKVIPGKPFGDDNAIRIACSNSLETLKEAFDRIEKKYPL, encoded by the coding sequence ATGAACGGAGAAAAATTTTTAGCTAAAAGATTTCAGAACAAAGAGGAAACAACATTTAAGTCTATTGATGAAGCTGATAAAGCTAAAATTATCAACCTTGGAATTGGAGATTTAGATGTTCACACAGATGAGATTATTATTAACTCAGCTTTTAAAGATGCTTTAAATGGTCATACTCACTATACTGATCCACTTGGAGATTTAGAACTTCGTCAAGAGATTATAAATTACCACAAAAGTGAATTTACTAACTACAATGTGAACTTAGATGAAGTTATCGTTCTTTCTGGAGCTTGCCATGGAATGTATTTAGCACTACAAGCAACTTTAAATCCTGGTGATGAAGTTATTGTTATAGCTCCATTTTTCCCAGTTTATTTAGATCAAATTAAAGAAGCTAACGGAACCCCTGTTATTGTTCATACAACTATTGAAAATAACTACCAAATTTTAAAAGAGGATTTAGAAAAAGCTATCAGTTCTAAAACTAAGGGTATCATTATAAATACTCCTTCTAATCCAACTGGTGTTTGCTACTCTCTTAAAAGTTTAGAGATTGTTGCAGACCTTGCTAAAAAATATGACTTACTTATCTATGCTGATGATATCTATGATTTTTATGATTATTCAGACTCTTTTATCCCTATTTATACATTAGAAGGAATGAAAGAAAGAACAATTTCTGTTTGTAGTTTTTCTAAAAACTTTGCTATGACAGGTTGGAGAGTTGGATATAACATTGGACCTAGTTCTGTTATTGAAACTATTAGAAAAATTAATGAAGTTATTGTTTACAGTGCTTCATCTATATCTCAAAGAGCTGCTTTAGCCGCTTTAAAAAATAGAGACCACATTAAAAATAGTGTTGTACCTCTTTATAAAGAAAGAGTTGAATACTCTTTAGAAAGAATCAATAACATTCCTGGGCTTAAAGCTTTCCCACCTCAAGGAGGTATATATCTTTTCATAGATATTAGTGAAACTAATTTAAACTCTATTGAATATTCAAACTATCTTTTTGACGAACTTAAAGTTAAGGTTATCCCTGGAAAACCCTTTGGAGATGATAATGCCATTAGAATTGCATGTTCAAACTCTCTAGAAACTTTAAAGGAGGCTTTTGATAGAATTGAAAAAAAATACCCCTTATAA
- a CDS encoding DedA family protein, with the protein MEEIIKQLSDFFMSLGYLGIFIMMFIESSFIPFPSEVALLPAGYLIAAGKMSFFPVLLAGTFGSIGGACLNYFIGKTLGRNLLLKYGKYFFMDEERLLEMENLFDKRGDLIVFLGRFIPVVRQYISFPPGILEMNVYKFSIFTGLGAGIYVAFMVNVGSVYKDYENLINSYILKYKYFVIVLAFVFVVYKISKLRGKKKD; encoded by the coding sequence ATGGAAGAGATAATAAAACAGTTGAGTGATTTTTTTATGAGTTTAGGGTATCTTGGGATTTTTATAATGATGTTTATAGAATCTTCATTTATCCCATTTCCATCTGAAGTAGCCCTATTACCTGCAGGGTATTTAATAGCAGCAGGAAAAATGAGTTTTTTTCCAGTTCTTTTAGCTGGAACTTTTGGAAGCATAGGTGGAGCATGTTTAAACTACTTTATAGGAAAAACTTTAGGTAGAAATCTTTTACTTAAATATGGAAAGTATTTTTTTATGGATGAAGAGAGACTTTTAGAGATGGAAAACCTTTTTGACAAAAGAGGAGATCTAATTGTGTTTTTAGGAAGATTTATACCAGTGGTAAGACAATATATCTCTTTCCCACCGGGGATATTAGAGATGAATGTGTATAAGTTTAGTATATTCACAGGGTTAGGAGCAGGAATATACGTTGCTTTTATGGTAAATGTAGGATCTGTTTATAAAGACTATGAAAATTTAATAAATAGCTATATATTAAAATACAAATATTTTGTTATTGTATTGGCATTTGTTTTTGTTGTGTATAAAATTTCAAAATTAAGAGGAAAGAAAAAAGACTAA
- a CDS encoding HAD family hydrolase has protein sequence MKYKVLIFDADDTLFDFKASEREALEKTLIGYDIDYSEDYHLKIYKDINGKIWKELEEGKITQSELKVERFRRYCGHLNLDLNPVEFAYKYMENLSNSSILFEDSIDLISHLHEKFKLFIITNGLTKVQSGEIKSKYEISNLKELLNYL, from the coding sequence ATGAAATATAAAGTTTTAATATTTGATGCAGATGACACATTATTTGATTTTAAGGCTTCAGAGAGGGAAGCATTGGAAAAAACTTTAATAGGATATGATATAGATTATAGTGAAGATTATCATTTAAAAATATATAAGGATATAAATGGAAAAATATGGAAAGAGCTAGAGGAGGGAAAAATAACTCAAAGTGAATTAAAGGTAGAACGTTTTAGAAGATACTGTGGACATTTAAATTTAGATTTAAATCCAGTTGAATTTGCCTATAAATATATGGAGAATCTATCAAATTCATCAATATTATTTGAAGATAGTATTGATTTAATTTCTCATCTTCACGAAAAATTTAAACTTTTTATAATAACAAATGGACTAACTAAAGTACAAAGTGGAGAGATTAAATCTAAATATGAAATAAGCAATTTAAAAGAACTTTTAAATTATTTATAA
- a CDS encoding DnaJ C-terminal domain-containing protein, producing MALKEDFYKILEVNKNASEAEIKKAYRKQARKYHPDKFSSSSETEKANAEKKFKEVNEAYQILSDPEKRSQYDNFGHAAFEQGGHPGGGQSYGQYGGQGYQDFDFSNFNFDFGGGNSAEDLGDIFGSFFGGRGARKRGPVPGGDLSMEIEISLEESAKGGEKTIRYARTNKDGAREEVEKKFKIPAGIADGQKLKLAKFGNASTSGGPHGDLYIHIKIKPDDLFVRDGFDIICKVPVSYYTAALGGEVEVPTLSGNKKIKIPAGTQSGKRFALREYGIFNPKTKKKGTHYAEVTIEVPVDLDEEQKILLKEFDDKLKDKNRKIKTSFLDKVKKFFKM from the coding sequence ATGGCTCTAAAAGAGGATTTTTATAAAATACTAGAAGTTAATAAAAATGCCAGTGAAGCTGAGATTAAAAAAGCTTATAGAAAACAAGCTAGAAAATATCACCCTGACAAATTTAGCTCTTCTAGCGAAACTGAAAAAGCTAATGCTGAAAAGAAATTTAAAGAGGTTAACGAAGCTTACCAAATACTTTCTGATCCTGAAAAAAGATCTCAGTATGACAACTTTGGACACGCTGCTTTTGAACAAGGTGGACACCCTGGTGGAGGTCAAAGTTATGGTCAATATGGTGGTCAAGGTTATCAAGATTTTGATTTTAGCAATTTTAACTTCGATTTCGGTGGTGGAAATAGTGCAGAAGATTTAGGTGATATCTTTGGTTCTTTCTTTGGAGGTAGAGGAGCTAGAAAAAGAGGCCCTGTACCTGGTGGAGACCTATCTATGGAGATTGAAATATCTTTGGAGGAGTCTGCTAAAGGTGGAGAGAAAACAATAAGATATGCTCGTACTAATAAAGATGGAGCTCGTGAAGAGGTTGAAAAGAAATTTAAAATCCCTGCTGGGATAGCTGATGGACAGAAATTAAAATTAGCTAAGTTTGGTAATGCTAGCACATCTGGCGGACCTCATGGAGATCTATATATACATATAAAAATTAAACCAGATGACCTTTTTGTAAGAGATGGTTTTGATATTATCTGTAAAGTTCCCGTTAGCTACTACACTGCTGCATTAGGTGGAGAGGTGGAAGTTCCAACTTTAAGTGGTAATAAAAAAATAAAAATTCCTGCTGGAACTCAAAGTGGAAAACGTTTTGCCCTTAGAGAATATGGTATTTTCAATCCTAAAACTAAGAAAAAAGGAACTCACTACGCTGAAGTAACCATTGAAGTCCCTGTGGATTTAGATGAAGAACAAAAAATACTTTTAAAAGAGTTTGACGACAAATTAAAAGATAAAAATAGAAAAATTAAAACTAGCTTCTTAGATAAAGTTAAAAAATTCTTTAAAATGTAA
- a CDS encoding MipA/OmpV family protein — translation MKKIIFGILAMSLSTMALAENKYGVGLGVGVSNSIYKGADDKAYPVPLLDINYGNFYVKGITPGYYLFRGEDLSVSAFIDPMAGFPIKAKDMGVGYTNIDDRDFQAMVGLRADLNTGIAGIRTGASVQFGEHGSEAKISAFRPYNINDKFTLVPGIYVKGFSGDYTDYYFGVTSDEVNRSKFDNLNREYKADAAASVGANLTAEYKWNEKFSLIGILGVEKFSSEVTDSPIVNEDPLFIASVGAKYYF, via the coding sequence ATGAAAAAAATTATTTTTGGAATTTTAGCTATGAGTTTATCTACTATGGCACTTGCAGAAAATAAATATGGAGTTGGATTAGGAGTTGGAGTTTCTAACAGTATCTACAAAGGTGCTGACGACAAAGCTTATCCAGTACCTCTTTTAGATATTAACTATGGTAACTTCTATGTAAAGGGAATTACACCTGGTTACTACTTATTTAGAGGAGAGGATTTATCTGTATCAGCTTTCATTGATCCTATGGCAGGATTCCCAATTAAAGCTAAAGATATGGGTGTTGGATACACTAATATCGATGACAGAGATTTTCAAGCTATGGTTGGATTAAGAGCTGACTTAAACACAGGTATTGCTGGAATTAGAACTGGTGCATCTGTACAATTTGGTGAGCACGGTTCAGAAGCTAAAATCAGTGCTTTCAGACCTTACAACATTAATGACAAGTTCACTTTAGTTCCTGGAATCTATGTTAAAGGGTTCTCTGGAGACTACACAGATTACTACTTCGGTGTAACATCTGATGAAGTTAACAGATCTAAATTTGACAACTTAAACAGAGAATACAAAGCTGATGCAGCTGCTTCTGTTGGAGCTAACTTAACAGCTGAGTACAAGTGGAACGAAAAGTTCTCATTAATTGGAATCTTAGGAGTAGAGAAATTCTCTAGCGAAGTTACAGATTCTCCAATTGTTAATGAAGACCCTTTATTCATTGCAAGTGTTGGTGCTAAGTACTACTTCTAA
- a CDS encoding TonB-dependent receptor — translation MEKTIKLEETVVVSKSGFDTPLVSENKNVIVLFKDEIDNGNHKNVEDVLRDAPNVIVQETYFGPRVDIRGNGEKSISKVKILSDGIALNPIDESMGTLPINTIPLNSIERIDITPGGNSVIYGSGSSGGVINIITKSSLKKDFLILETGIKSYDFRSGGISFGQNLNENLYGNFNYTYLNGNGYRDGDSQESNNFSGGLDYKIDEKNRVKVTMGYFKGDRDYSTGISKELLKENRKAAGFPIDSDSKRKTYSLDYEYKFSENLTFLTTLYYQSFKRDFKEISLMDYEVPKVGNMPHEIIGKDLDSSMYGSFKENSKGINLRGKYQYLNGELILGYDYNYTKLKRDSEIKASGEFFPVTMPYFKIKGEAEVNLKNDIFKESNGIYGLNTYNLTDKLELVLGAKYEHSSLGGKRTSETEVVTMGKTAYYREIDSDEKTDNYALEVGTNYKYSSSGTFYTRYERGFTSPLPGQITDKVGNHYEKNNLKSEISHNFEVGMRDYYEEIFMNLSVFSNFTSNEIVLIQKNSYNPAIKEWQYKNLNEVRKFGGELYLEEYFENLTLYQSFSYVNTKITKGIYEGEELPLVPSGKIVLGGSYNINEKLKFNANFNWVGSYMVKEYERDNTPIDSKVKSYNYTDLMLTYKVNEYFDLSFGINNLFNEKYNYEETRDIALPAPGRNYFITGKMSI, via the coding sequence ATGGAGAAGACTATAAAACTAGAAGAGACAGTTGTTGTTTCAAAGAGTGGGTTTGATACACCTCTTGTTTCAGAGAATAAAAATGTCATAGTTTTATTTAAAGATGAGATAGACAATGGAAATCACAAAAATGTGGAGGATGTTTTAAGAGATGCACCAAATGTTATAGTTCAAGAGACATATTTTGGGCCAAGGGTAGATATTAGAGGTAATGGAGAAAAATCTATATCGAAAGTAAAAATTTTATCAGATGGAATAGCTTTAAATCCCATTGACGAATCTATGGGAACTTTACCTATAAACACAATACCTTTAAACTCCATTGAAAGAATAGATATAACTCCAGGTGGAAATAGTGTTATATATGGTTCTGGGAGTTCAGGTGGAGTGATAAATATAATAACTAAGTCCTCTTTAAAAAAGGATTTTTTAATTTTAGAAACAGGGATAAAGTCATATGATTTTAGAAGTGGTGGAATCTCTTTTGGACAAAATTTAAATGAAAATCTATATGGAAATTTTAATTATACATACTTAAATGGAAATGGCTATAGAGATGGTGACTCACAAGAATCTAATAACTTTAGTGGAGGTTTAGATTATAAAATAGATGAGAAAAATAGAGTAAAAGTTACAATGGGATATTTTAAAGGAGACAGAGATTATTCCACAGGAATAAGTAAAGAGCTTTTAAAGGAAAATAGAAAAGCAGCTGGCTTTCCAATAGATAGTGATTCAAAAAGAAAAACTTACTCTTTAGATTATGAGTATAAATTTAGTGAAAATTTAACTTTTTTAACAACACTCTACTATCAGAGTTTTAAAAGAGATTTTAAAGAGATCTCTCTTATGGATTATGAAGTTCCAAAAGTTGGAAATATGCCACATGAAATTATAGGAAAAGATTTAGATTCTAGTATGTATGGTAGTTTTAAAGAAAATTCTAAAGGTATAAACTTAAGAGGAAAATACCAGTATTTAAATGGAGAGTTAATTTTAGGATATGACTATAACTATACAAAACTTAAAAGAGATAGTGAAATAAAGGCAAGTGGTGAATTTTTTCCAGTGACTATGCCGTATTTTAAAATAAAAGGTGAGGCAGAGGTAAATTTAAAAAATGATATTTTTAAAGAAAGCAATGGAATCTATGGATTGAATACATATAATTTAACAGATAAGTTAGAGCTAGTTTTAGGAGCTAAATATGAACACTCATCTTTAGGTGGGAAAAGAACTAGTGAAACAGAGGTTGTTACCATGGGGAAAACTGCTTACTATAGAGAGATAGATAGTGATGAGAAAACAGATAACTATGCTTTAGAAGTTGGTACAAACTATAAATATAGTTCTAGTGGAACTTTTTATACAAGATATGAAAGAGGATTTACTTCTCCCCTTCCAGGGCAGATAACAGATAAGGTGGGCAATCACTATGAAAAAAACAATTTAAAATCAGAGATCTCTCATAACTTTGAAGTTGGTATGAGAGACTATTATGAAGAGATTTTTATGAATTTATCAGTATTTAGTAATTTTACTTCTAATGAGATAGTTTTAATTCAAAAAAATTCATATAATCCAGCTATAAAAGAGTGGCAGTATAAAAATCTAAATGAAGTTAGAAAGTTTGGAGGAGAGCTATATTTAGAGGAGTATTTTGAAAATTTAACTTTATATCAATCTTTTAGTTATGTGAATACAAAGATAACAAAAGGTATTTATGAAGGGGAAGAGTTACCATTAGTTCCAAGTGGAAAGATAGTTTTAGGTGGAAGCTATAATATAAATGAGAAGTTAAAGTTTAACGCCAATTTCAATTGGGTTGGAAGTTATATGGTAAAAGAGTATGAAAGAGATAATACTCCTATTGATAGTAAGGTAAAAAGTTATAACTATACAGACCTTATGTTAACATATAAAGTAAATGAATATTTTGATTTAAGTTTTGGAATAAACAATCTATTTAATGAGAAATATAACTATGAAGAAACAAGAGATATAGCTCTACCAGCACCAGGTAGAAACTACTTCATTACAGGGAAAATGAGCATATAA
- a CDS encoding RNA-guided endonuclease InsQ/TnpB family protein: MKSYKIEIKPTKEQILKIENTSNVCRFIYNEMIASNELLYSMNKLIGSDNKFMRANDFSKYVNNKLSKIATMTWIKTANSKAVKQAMLNCEKTFKKFFKKQSDFPKYKKKKDFYGVYLPKNNKTDFEIKRHKLKMPMLSWVRLREKGYLPLNSEITSCTITKKADKYFVSILVKEEVKICNPKKSNGIGVDLGIKELAVSSDGKSFKNINKTKVVKKLEKKLKRKQKSLSRKFECLKLRKKRGEIATKQNIEKDILSVQKINYRLSNIRTEYTKKVVNTLVRTKPEYITIEDLNVRGMMKNKTLSKSIAEQKWYYFRMFLIGQAKKQNIEVRVVSRTFPSSKTCSCCGTIKKDLKLKDRIFKCSCGFEIDRDLNASVNLRDCKKYKTLT; this comes from the coding sequence GTGAAAAGTTATAAGATAGAGATTAAACCTACAAAAGAACAGATTTTAAAAATAGAAAATACTTCTAATGTTTGTAGGTTTATCTATAACGAAATGATAGCAAGCAATGAACTTCTTTATAGTATGAACAAATTAATTGGGTCAGACAATAAATTTATGAGAGCCAATGATTTTTCCAAGTATGTAAATAATAAACTTTCTAAAATTGCAACAATGACTTGGATAAAAACAGCTAACAGTAAAGCTGTTAAACAAGCTATGCTAAACTGTGAAAAAACTTTTAAAAAGTTTTTTAAAAAACAAAGTGATTTTCCTAAATACAAAAAGAAAAAAGATTTTTATGGAGTTTATCTCCCTAAAAATAATAAAACTGATTTTGAGATTAAAAGACACAAACTTAAAATGCCTATGCTTTCTTGGGTAAGACTAAGAGAAAAAGGGTATCTTCCTTTAAATTCAGAGATTACATCTTGCACTATTACAAAAAAAGCTGATAAATATTTTGTTTCTATATTAGTCAAAGAAGAAGTTAAAATTTGTAATCCAAAAAAAAGTAATGGTATTGGTGTTGATTTGGGAATAAAAGAACTAGCTGTTTCTTCTGATGGAAAAAGTTTTAAAAATATTAATAAAACAAAAGTTGTTAAAAAGTTAGAAAAGAAACTTAAACGAAAACAAAAAAGTTTGAGTAGAAAATTTGAATGTCTAAAACTTAGAAAAAAGAGAGGTGAAATTGCTACGAAACAGAATATTGAAAAAGATATTCTATCAGTTCAAAAGATAAACTATAGACTTTCAAATATTAGAACTGAGTATACAAAAAAAGTTGTAAATACTTTGGTAAGAACCAAGCCTGAGTACATAACAATTGAGGATTTAAATGTCAGAGGTATGATGAAAAACAAAACTCTATCAAAATCAATAGCTGAACAAAAATGGTATTATTTTAGAATGTTTTTAATCGGACAAGCGAAAAAGCAAAATATTGAAGTAAGGGTAGTTAGTAGAACTTTCCCTTCGTCAAAGACTTGCTCTTGCTGTGGAACTATAAAAAAAGATTTAAAATTAAAAGACCGTATTTTTAAGTGTAGCTGTGGATTTGAAATAGATAGAGATTTAAATGCCTCTGTAAATCTAAGAGATTGTAAAAAGTATAAAACGCTCACATAA
- a CDS encoding DUF2250 domain-containing protein — protein sequence MNELEKKVVLTIFNIGPTFISKLANRILENQNEVRECVRKLIDEKMLERVENIMVQYKTKEENVVVKHRNHTYYKLTKLGERKAKELEEDEFYVREAFKTYNKALQNKLDNVKEEKVENVYCVIDLPYSQEISAKAILEEDFEKLEKEYGTTITLRGNITKIQKEKLAELQNTVII from the coding sequence ATGAATGAATTAGAGAAGAAAGTAGTTTTAACAATATTCAATATAGGACCTACATTTATATCAAAACTAGCTAATAGAATTTTAGAAAATCAAAATGAAGTTCGAGAGTGTGTAAGAAAGCTAATTGATGAAAAAATGTTAGAGCGTGTAGAAAATATAATGGTACAGTATAAAACTAAAGAGGAAAATGTAGTTGTAAAACATAGAAATCATACATACTATAAACTGACAAAATTAGGAGAGAGAAAAGCTAAAGAGTTAGAAGAGGATGAGTTTTATGTAAGAGAGGCTTTTAAAACGTACAATAAAGCATTACAAAATAAACTTGATAATGTAAAAGAAGAAAAAGTTGAAAATGTATACTGTGTTATAGATTTGCCATATTCTCAAGAGATAAGTGCCAAAGCAATCTTAGAAGAAGACTTTGAAAAATTAGAAAAAGAATATGGAACAACAATAACTTTAAGAGGAAATATAACAAAGATTCAAAAAGAAAAGCTAGCTGAGCTTCAAAATACAGTAATAATTTAG